One Nostoc punctiforme PCC 73102 DNA window includes the following coding sequences:
- a CDS encoding diacylglycerol/polyprenol kinase family protein: MTNDFIGLAISYIYAISLLVIGEGLRRLFGVKPDLTRKAIHIGAGMWVFGVLLLFNRWEIGIIPFATFIGLNYLFYRYRFIGAMDTQDSSPGTVYFAISVTLLFGLLWRPDGPVDSVAIAVAGIMAMTWGDALAALIGRRFGQHKYQVGNSVRSWEGSAAMFVASTVVIFLVLLLLPGSSLSPLGTPLSFGLALLTAVVAATFATLAEAVSPHGTDNLSVPLVTAGVVWVIKQNLHLFF, from the coding sequence ATGACAAATGACTTTATCGGGCTAGCAATTTCTTATATTTACGCGATTAGTTTACTTGTGATTGGCGAGGGACTGCGTAGGCTGTTTGGTGTAAAGCCGGATTTGACCCGCAAAGCGATCCATATTGGTGCAGGGATGTGGGTTTTCGGTGTCCTGCTATTGTTTAATCGCTGGGAAATCGGAATTATACCTTTTGCCACCTTTATAGGACTTAACTACCTGTTCTACCGCTACCGATTCATCGGCGCAATGGATACTCAGGATAGCTCACCTGGTACAGTTTATTTCGCTATCTCAGTGACATTGCTTTTCGGGCTACTGTGGCGACCAGACGGGCCAGTAGATAGCGTTGCGATCGCTGTTGCTGGGATAATGGCGATGACCTGGGGTGATGCACTAGCAGCATTAATCGGTAGACGCTTCGGGCAGCATAAATACCAAGTAGGAAATTCAGTGCGTTCCTGGGAAGGTTCGGCAGCAATGTTTGTGGCGAGTACGGTAGTGATTTTCTTAGTGCTGTTGCTGCTACCTGGTTCATCACTGAGTCCCCTAGGAACGCCTCTAAGTTTTGGGTTGGCATTGTTGACGGCGGTGGTAGCTGCTACTTTCGCCACCTTAGCAGAGGCAGTCTCACCCCACGGCACAGATAACCTCAGTGTGCCTTTAGTCACGGCTGGCGTAGTGTGGGTAATAAAACAAAATCTTCACTTGTTCTTTTAG
- a CDS encoding dihydrolipoyl dehydrogenase family protein, with translation MTIDYDVVIIGGSLAGYYAALAATQLRATVALVEPKVDYGFTHHHALTEIGKLAQKLNDAASFGIHATKTDISEDCHISMAWQEAMLYAQCVAANLKEQHSPAILAALGVDVIVGSGQFQSSPQLAFAVNNRLLHARTYLLASGSRPEIPEIEGLQSTGYLTLSNIWQSLQGETLPKNWVIIGGIPQSIEIAQTLARFGCSVTLVVKHPYALSHIDHEIAILLQAQLEVEGVRVLTDKQVTQVRLIEAKKWIQAGDKAIETDEILVATGQQPNIESLNLAMVGVKWHRRSLVVNDKLQTTNHRIYACGDVIGGYDFANIANYEAKIALNNALFFPRLRVNYRSIPWAMFSVPMVAQVGLTEAQAKRLFSRDEVLVLRQYFKTVAAAQLRDETTGMCKLIVLHNGEILGASILGAEAGELINLIALAMSQKIKVKDLANLSPVYPSFSEILEQAAREWSKQKLNSDIAWQEFLEGFFHFRRNWNL, from the coding sequence ATGACAATTGACTACGATGTTGTAATTATTGGCGGCAGTCTTGCTGGATACTACGCTGCTCTTGCTGCAACCCAACTACGTGCTACGGTTGCCTTGGTGGAACCTAAAGTAGACTATGGGTTTACTCATCACCATGCTCTTACCGAAATCGGTAAACTGGCGCAGAAGTTGAATGATGCCGCTAGTTTTGGTATTCATGCCACAAAGACTGATATTTCAGAAGACTGCCACATATCTATGGCATGGCAAGAAGCGATGCTGTATGCTCAATGCGTCGCCGCAAATCTCAAAGAACAGCATTCTCCCGCCATCCTAGCCGCGCTGGGGGTAGATGTGATTGTTGGCAGTGGTCAATTTCAATCTTCGCCCCAACTGGCTTTTGCCGTTAACAATCGCCTACTACACGCCCGTACTTATTTACTAGCCAGTGGTTCGCGTCCAGAAATTCCAGAGATTGAGGGATTGCAAAGCACTGGCTATCTAACTCTTTCTAATATTTGGCAATCTTTACAGGGAGAAACATTACCCAAAAATTGGGTAATTATCGGTGGAATTCCTCAAAGCATCGAAATCGCTCAAACTTTAGCGCGGTTTGGTTGCAGTGTGACGCTAGTAGTCAAGCATCCTTATGCTCTCTCCCATATTGACCATGAAATAGCCATATTGCTTCAAGCACAGTTGGAAGTCGAAGGTGTGCGCGTCCTCACCGATAAACAGGTAACTCAGGTGAGGCTAATTGAGGCTAAAAAGTGGATTCAAGCAGGAGATAAAGCCATTGAAACTGATGAAATTTTAGTGGCGACTGGACAACAGCCGAATATTGAATCCCTAAATTTGGCAATGGTAGGCGTGAAATGGCATCGGCGTAGTTTAGTAGTTAATGATAAACTACAAACCACTAACCACCGCATTTACGCTTGTGGTGATGTAATTGGTGGTTACGACTTTGCCAATATCGCTAATTATGAAGCAAAAATTGCCTTAAACAATGCACTCTTTTTCCCTAGATTACGAGTAAATTATCGCTCCATTCCTTGGGCAATGTTTTCTGTGCCGATGGTGGCGCAAGTGGGTTTGACAGAGGCACAGGCAAAACGTCTATTTAGTCGAGATGAAGTTTTAGTTTTGCGTCAATATTTTAAAACAGTGGCAGCAGCGCAACTTCGGGACGAAACCACTGGTATGTGTAAATTAATTGTGCTACATAATGGCGAAATTTTGGGAGCTTCGATATTAGGGGCAGAAGCTGGAGAATTGATTAATTTGATTGCCTTAGCAATGTCCCAAAAAATTAAAGTCAAAGATTTAGCAAATCTATCTCCTGTCTATCCCAGTTTCTCAGAAATTTTGGAACAAGCTGCAAGAGAATGGAGTAAACAGAAGTTAAATAGCGATATTGCTTGGCAAGAGTTTTTAGAAGGTTTCTTCCATTTCCGCCGCAATTGGAATTTATGA